The Zygosaccharomyces rouxii strain CBS732 chromosome G complete sequence genome contains a region encoding:
- the ESS1 gene encoding peptidylprolyl isomerase ESS1 (highly similar to gnl|GLV|KLLA0E16610g Kluyveromyces lactis KLLA0E16610g and similar to YJR017C uniprot|P22696 Saccharomyces cerevisiae ESS1 Peptidylprolyl-cis/trans-isomerase (PPIase) specific for phosphorylated serine and threonine residues N-terminal to proline), with protein MSDTGLPSPWTVRYSRSKKREYFFNPDTKQSIWEEPEGTNHSQLKQYLSEHPVRVRALHILAKHSESRRPASHRSDHITLPKEQAIQELEQLQNRIESGESFESLAKERSDCSSFKRGGDLGWFGKGEMQPTFEKTAFHLNVGQVSSIVESDSGVHLIKRVG; from the coding sequence ATGAGTGATACTGGATTGCCCTCGCCATGGACCGTTCGTTACAGTAGGTCCAAGAAACGTgaatatttcttcaacCCAGATACCAAGCAATCAATATGGGAAGAGCCAGAAGGTACAAATCACTCACAATTGAAGCAGTACCTTTCTGAACATCCTGTTCGTGTTAGAGCTCTGCATATTCTCGCGAAGCACTCAGAATCTCGTAGACCAGCTTCACATAGATCGGATCACATTACTCTGCCCAAGGAACAAGCCATACAGGAATTGGAACAGTTACaaaatagaattgaaagtGGTGAAAGCTTCGAATCATTAGCAAAGGAACGTTCCGACTGTTCTTCATTCAAACGTGGTGGTGACCTAGGTTGGTTTGGTAAAGGTGAAATGCAACCTACTTTCGAAAAGACAGCATTCCATTTAAATGTTGGTCAAGTAAGTAGTATTGTAGAATCTGACAGTGGTGTTCACTTGATTAAACGAGTGGGCTAA
- the TES1 gene encoding palmitoyl-CoA hydrolase (similar to uniprot|P41903 Saccharomyces cerevisiae YJR019C TES1 Thioesterase peroxisomal acyl-CoA thioesterase), whose translation MESLFADIEKILELQSVSKSIYRSKRLGIPPVGSRGTFGGILLGQSLLAAMYTVPTTFVPSSLHCYFVNGGDPTVLLQYEVEDIRRGKSFLHQQVKAYQADKLVSIVAVLWSLEKQVSKDALHYFKTLEQDEFPPMDRFEDAGPLYRRTVIETNGLKRLDDDLPSFRNFKLRDTFLDSFFNGCVDHRFPTDFFHSHGAKKKLDYYVRIRDLITNTGRNEAPQVSVNPRNDFRYNYVAFCYLSDSYFIFTVPNFHGLPLFTYKFSVSLDHSIHFHGVPEVNGWMYMRIHNPRSYKDKHLVQGEYFNAETGQIVASTSQEGLTVYHSEKKIREMIRPKL comes from the coding sequence ATGGAATCGTTGTTTGCTGATATTGAGAAGATACTAGAGTTGCAATCTGTGTCCAAGAGCATCTATAGGAGTAAAAGGCTAGGTATACCTCCAGTAGGATCAAGAGGAACTTTTGGGGGGATTCTGCTAGGACAGTCGTTACTGGCTGCTATGTACACTGTGCCTACCACATTTGTACCTAGTTCGCTGCACTGCTATTTCGTTAATGGAGGTGATCCCACCGTTTTATTGCAATATGAAGTTGAGGACATACGTAGAGGcaaatcttttcttcaccaacaaGTCAAGGCATACCAAGCTGATAAATTGGTTTCCATAGTGGCGGTTCTTTGGTCTCTCGAGAAACAGGTGAGTAAAGATGCTTTGCACTATTTCAAGACCTTGGAGCAGGACGAGTTTCCGCCAATGGATCGGTTTGAAGATGCAGGTCCCCTGTATAGAAGGACTGTTATTGAGAcaaatggattgaaaagattggatgATGATCTACCATCATTTAGAAACTTCAAGTTGAGAGACACTTTTTTAGACAGTTTCTTCAACGGTTGTGTGGACCATCGTTTCCCCACAGACTTCTTTCACTCTCATGGCGCTAAGAAGAAGCTAGACTACTACGTTAGAATTAGAGATCTAATTACGAACACTGGAAGAAATGAAGCGCCACAAGTGAGCGTAAATCCACGGAATGATTTCCGCTATAACTACGTGGCATTTTGTTATCTTTCAGACTCTTATTTCATCTTTACTGTACCCAACTTTCATGGATTACCGCTGTTCACCTATAAGTTTAGCGTAAGTTTAGaccattcaattcatttccACGGTGTACCAGAAGTTAATGGATGGATGTACATGCGAATTCATAATCCAAGATCTTATAAGGACAAACATTTGGTTCAAGGTGAATATTTTAATGCAGAGACTGGTCAAATTGTTGCATCAACTTCACAAGAAGGCTTAACAGTCTACCACAGTGAGAAAAAGATCAGAGAAATGATAAGACCAAAACTTTAA
- the PCT1 gene encoding choline-phosphate cytidylyltransferase (similar to uniprot|P33412 YGR007W Saccharomyces cerevisiae MUQ1 Choline phosphate cytidylyltransferase): MGPSSRNKSLKSRLSNTSLSNLFHLSKKRKHSDDEAESEAEGEEESEFDSQQSTDQNTTGETEDTQVAKRHHSQKHEEDKKFEEEELQRDAELPEDLRKYRPRGFKLNIPPKDRPVRVYADGVFDLFHLGHMKQLEQCKKSLPNVVLICGVPSDSVTHKLKGLTVLTDEQRCETLYHCKWVDEVIPNAPWCVTPEFLAQHKIDYVAHDDIPYGSADSDDIYRPIKELGQFLTTQRTDGISTSDIITRIIKDYDKYLVRNFARGATRQELNVSWLKKNELDFKKHVNEFRAYFKKNQENLNNVSKDLYFEVREILLRKTLGRKLYSKLAGDGGGELQDTLSKRGKLIREKSPVSDFASQFTGEEKSGSSNKLEQGNDAHYEKHERSPRRRGSSSTSKRSQQRKMKR; the protein is encoded by the coding sequence ATGGGACCATCAAGCCGGAATAAGTCGCTAAAGAGTAGATTGTCGAATACTTCGCTATCTAATCTCTTCCACTTGTCGAAGAAGAGAAAGCacagtgatgatgaagctgaaagTGAAGCTGAGGGCGAGGAAGAAAGTGAATTTGATTCACAGCAAAGCACTGATCAGAACACTACAGGTGAGACTGAAGATACTCAAGTGGCAAAGAGACATCACTCACAAAAACATGAAGAggataaaaaatttgaagaggaagaattacaaagagatGCTGAATTACCAGAAGACTTGCGGAAATATAGACCAAGAGGTTTTAAGTTGAATATACCACCAAAGGACAGACCTGTTAGAGTCTATGCAGATGGTGTCTTTGACCTGTTCCATTTGGGACACATGAAGCAATTGGAACAGTGTAAGAAGTCTTTACCCAATGTTGTACTTATCTGTGGTGTTCCTAGTGACTCTGTAACTCATAAGCTTAAGGGTCTTACTGTGCTTACAGATGAACAAAGATGCGAGACCTTGTACCATTGTAAATGGGTTGACGAAGTGATCCCTAATGCACCATGGTGTGTTACACCTGAATTCTTAGCACAACACAAGATTGATTACGTGGCTCACGATGATATTCCTTATGGTAGCGCTGATAGTGATGATATCTATAGACCTATCAAGGAGCTGGGTCAATTTCTCACTACACAACGTACTGATGGTATTTCCACAAGTGATATTATCACTAGAATCATTAAGGATTATGACAAGTACTTGGTGCGTAATTTTGCAAGAGGTGCCACCAGACAAGAACTTAACGTATCTTGGCTcaagaaaaatgaattggattTCAAGAAGCACGTTAATGAGTTCAGAgcatatttcaaaaagaatcAAGAGAACTTGAACAACGTTTCCAAGGACTTGTATTTCGAAGTAAGAGAAATCTTATTACGTAAAACTTTGGGCCGTAAACTTTACTCCAAATTAGCTGGTGATGGTGGAGGGGAGTTACAAGACACTTTATCGAAGAGAGGAAAATTAATCAGAGAGAAATCGCCAGTCAGTGATTTTGCTAGCCAATTCACGGGTGAAGAAAAGTCGGGCTCAAGTAATAAATTAGAGCAAGGAAATGATGCTCACTACGAAAAGCATGAAAGATCACCCCGTAGGAGAGGTAGTAGTAGTACTAGTAAGAGAAGTCAACAGAGAAAAATGAAGCGCTAA
- the ADE3 gene encoding trifunctional formate-tetrahydrofolate ligase/methenyltetrahydrofolate cyclohydrolase/methylenetetrahydrofolate dehydrogenase ADE3 (highly similar to uniprot|P07245 Saccharomyces cerevisiae YGR204W ADE3 Cytoplasmic trifunctional enzyme C1-tetrahydrofolate synthase involved in single carbon metabolism and required for biosynthesis of purines thymidylate methionine and histidine), with translation MSAQLIDGKSCAQAIRSEVAQEIVDIKSRDPSFKPCLAIVQVSDRQDSSTYVRMKCKAAAEADIKTEFVHLNEDVSEAQVLEKVSELNEDPSIHGVLVQLPLPAHINEDKVTSSVLARKDVDGFGPFNVGELNKRSGKPFFYPCTPLGIIELLKRYEITISGTKSVVIGRSDIVGSPVAELLKSLDSTVTVAHSKTQNLESYLEDADIVVVGIGCAQFVKGEWFKNNKRGVVVIDVGTNYVEDPSKKSGYRSVGDVEFEEALKYVRLITPVPGGVGPMTVAMLMKNTLTAAKREWENGGKLRKFEPLPLNLQKPVPSDFEISRARKPKDISEVALEAGILPSELEPYGSTKAKVNLKILDRLQNRKNGKYVLVTGITPTPLGEGKSTTTVGLAQALGAHLNKTVFANVRQPSMGPTFGIKGGAAGGGYSQVIPMDEFNLHVTGDIHAISMANNLLAAAIDTRMFHESTQKDGPLYKRLVPAKKGVRKFSKTMLKRLEKMGIDKTNPNDLTPEEITKFARLDIDPETITWRRVVDCNDRMLRGITIGEAPTEKGHTRHTAFDISVASECMAILALSNSLQDMRERLGRIVVAASKSGEPITCEDIGCAGAMTALLKDAIKPNIMQTLEGTPVFVHAGPFANISIGANSVLADKMALKLAGVDPETPVDLQKNRSGYVITEAGFDFTMGGERFINIKCRSSGLIPDVVVIVATVRALKVHGGGPEVKAGAPLPIEYLQENVDLLRKGCANLGKHIENAKQYGLPVVVAINKMASDTDLEHQVIKEESLKAGAFDAIVSNHWEQGGLGAIELAEGIVKATNEIDSSKFDFLYGLQGTVEDRIREIAQKMYGAADVEFLPEAQRKIELYTKQGFAHLPVCIAKTQYSLSHDANLKGVPKGFVFPVRDIKASVGAGYLYALAAEIQTIPGLPTHCGFMNVEVTEDGEIEGMF, from the coding sequence ATGAGTGCTCAGTTAATAGACGGTAAGTCCTGCGCACAGGCGATTCGCTCTGAAGTGGCTCAAGAGATTGTTGATATCAAGTCTAGGGATCCATCTTTCAAGCCTTGTCTGGCTATTGTTCAAGTAAGTGATAGACAGGACTCTAGTACTTATGTGCGTATGAAATGTAAGGCTGCTGCAGAAGCCGATATCAAGACAGAGTTTGTTCACTtaaatgaagatgtttCTGAAGCTCAAGTACTAGAAAAAGTTTCAGAGCTGAACGAAGATCCTTCCATTCATGGTGTCTTAGTGCAGCTACCTCTACCAGCTCACATCAATGAGGATAAGGTTACTTCATCAGTCTTAGCTCGTAAAGACGTTGATGGATTTGGTCCCTTCAACGTTGGtgaattgaacaaaagaagCGGTAAACCGTTTTTCTACCCTTGTACTCCACTAGGTATTATTGAGCTATTAAAAAGATACGAAATAACCATTTCCGGTACTAAATCTGTTGTCATTGGTAGATCCGATATTGTGGGTTCACCAGTAGCAGAATTACTTAAATCTTTGGATTCTACAGTTACTGTTGCACATTCAAAGACCCAAAACTTGGAATCATACTTAGAGGATGCAGATATTGTTGTCGTGGGCATTGGTTGTGCCCAATTTGTTAAAGGTGAATGGTTCAAGAACAATAAAAGAGGTGTTGTAGTTATCGATGTGGGAACTAACTATGTGGAGGATCCAAGTAAGAAATCCGGTTACAGAAGCGTTGGTGATGTTGAATTCGAAGAGGCACTCAAGTACGTTAGACTGATCACACCGGTTCCAGGTGGTGTGGGTCCCATGACCGTTGCCATGTTAATGAAGAACACCTTGACTGCAGCTAAGCGTGAATGGGAGAATGGTGGAAAGTTACGTAAATTCGAACCATTGCCATTGAATTTACAAAAACCTGTTCCATctgattttgaaatttctagAGCTCGAAAACCAAAGGACATTTCTGAGGTTGCATTGGAAGCTGGTATATTACCTTCAGAATTGGAACCATATGGATCTACAAAGGCTAAAGTTAATCTGAAAATATTGGATCGTTTGCAAAACAGAAAAAACGGGAAATACGTTCTTGTCACTGGTATTACACCAACACCATTAGGTGAGGGTAAATCCACTACTACTGTTGGTTTAGCCCAAGCCTTGGGGGCACATTTGAACAAAACTGTCTTTGCTAATGTACGTCAACCAAGTATGGGTCCCACTTTTGGTATTAAGGGTGgtgctgctggtggtggttaTTCACAAGTGATCCCCATGGATGAATTCAACCTGCACGTTACTGGTGATATTCATGCTATTTCAATGGCAAATAATTTGTTGGCAGCTGCCATTGACACTAGAATGTTTCATGAATCTACTCAAAAGGACGGTCCACTTTACAAGCGTTTAGTGCCTGCTAAGAAAGGTGTTAGAAAATTCTCCAAAAccatgttgaaaagattggagAAAATGGGTATCGACAAGACTAACCCAAATGATTTGacaccagaagaaattactAAATTTGCACGTTTAGACATTGATCCTGAAACCATTACTTGGAGAAGAGTGGTGGATTGTAACGATAGAATGTTGAGAGGGATTACCATTGGTGAGGCTCCTACCGAGAAAGGCCATACAAGACATACGGCATTTGACATTTCAGTGGCCTCAGAATGTATGGCTATTCTTGCCTTGAGTAACTCTCTACAAGATATGAGAGAAAGATTAGGACGTATAGTGGTTGCCGCATCAAAGAGTGGTGAACCAATTACTTGTGAGGACATTGGTTGTGCTGGTGCCATGACTGcacttttgaaagatgcTATTAAACCCAACATCATGCAAACCTTAGAAGGTACACCTGTGTTTGTCCATGCAGGTCCTTTTGCCAATATTTCCATCGGTGCAAATTCTGTATTGGCTGATAAGATGGCGCTAAAATTAGCTGGTGTAGATCCAGAGACTCCGGTAGATTTGCAAAAGAACAGATCGGGTTATGTGATTACTGAAGCAGGTTTCGACTTTACCATGGGAGGTGAAagattcatcaatatcaagTGCCGTTCATCAGGTTTGATACCAGATGTTGTAGTAATTGTGGCAACTGTAAGAGCATTGAAAGTTCATGGTGGTGGTCCTGAAGTTAAGGCTGGTGCACCATTACCAATAGagtatttacaagaaaatgtGGATTTATTACGCAAAGGTTGTGCTAACCTCGGTAAACACATTGAAAATGCTAAGCAGTATGGATTGCCAGTGGTGGTTGCCATTAACAAGATGGCTTCAGATACTGATTTGGAGCATCAAGTTATCAAAGAAGAATCCTTGAAAGCAGGTGCATTTGATGCGATCGTATCTAACCATTGGGAACAAGGTGGTCTTGGGGCCATTGAATTGGCTGAAGGTATCGTAAAGGCTACGAATGAAATCGATTCTAGTAAATTTGATTTCCTATATGGATTACAAGGTACTGTTGAGGATAGAATTCGTGAAATTGCCCAAAAGATGTATGGTGCGGCAGATGTAGAATTTTTGCCAGAGGCACAAAGGAAGATTGAGTTGTACACTAAGCAAGGCTTCGCTCACTTACCAGTATGTATTGCAAAGACTCAATACTCTTTGTCTCATGATGCAAATTTGAAGGGTGTGCCAAAAGGATTTGTCTTCCCCGTGAGAGACATTAAAGCTAGTGTTGGTGCAGGTTACTTGTATGCGCTTGCAGCCGAGATTCAAACTATCCCAGGTTTACCAACCCATTGTGGATTTATGAATGTGGAAGTGACcgaagatggtgaaatcGAGGGAATGTTTTAA
- the ILV3 gene encoding dihydroxy-acid dehydratase ILV3 (highly similar to uniprot|P39522 Saccharomyces cerevisiae YJR016C ILV3 Dihydroxyacid dehydratase catalyzes third step in the common pathway leading to biosynthesis of branched-chain amino acids), translating to MGLVDKASRKFCTTRIVGKKLNKYSYIVTEPKDQGGSQAMLYATGFKPDDLSKGQVGVGSCWWSGNPCNMHLLDLNHRCAESVNKAGFKAMQFNTIGVSDGIPMGTSGMRYSLQSREIIADSFETQMMAQHYDANIAIPSCDKNMPGVLMAMGRHNKPSIMVYGGTILPGTPTCGSSKLPKNIDLVAAYQSYGQYISKQITEEERSDVVSHACPGPGSCGGMYTANSMAAAAEVMGITLPNTSTSPATSKEKLAECASIGDAIKKTMELNILPRDVLTREAFENAITYVIATGGSTNAVLHLVAIAHSAGVKLTPDDFQRISDKTPLLGDFKPSGKYFIADLYKVGGTQAVIKFLYENGFLHGNTLTITGETLAERAAKAAPLSEGQDLISSVSQPVNPNGHLQILYGSLAPGGAVGKITGKEGTYFKGKAKVFEEEVSFIHALEKGEIKKGEKTVVVIRYEGPKGGPGMPEMLKPSAALMGYGLGQDVAMLTDGRFSGGSHGFLIGHVVPEAAEGGPIGLVKDGDEIVIDAQNNKIDLLVDENEMAKRRADWTPPSPRYTKGTLWKYSKLVSNASQGCVLDA from the coding sequence ATGGGCTTGGTAGATAAGGCATCTAGGAAGTTCTGTACGACCCGTATTGTGggtaaaaaattgaacaagTATTCATACATCGTTACCGAGCCCAAGGATCAAGGTGGCTCGCAGGCAATGCTATATGCCACCGGGTTCAAACCAGATGATTTATCCAAGGGTCAAGTTGGTGTTGGATCATGTTGGTGGTCAGGGAATCCTTGTAATATGCACTTATTGGACTTGAATCACAGATGCGCTGAATCAGTTAATAAAGCAGGGTTTAAGGCCATGCAATTCAATACAATTGGTGTTTCTGATGGTATTCCTATGGGTACGAGTGGTATGCGTTATTCATTGCAGAGTAGAGAAATTATCGcagattcttttgaaactcAAATGATGGCACAACATTATGACGCCAATATCGCCATTCCGTCGTGCGATAAGAATATGCCCGGTGTGCTAATGGCTATGGGTAGACATAATAAACCTTCTATTATGGTTTATGGTGGTACTATCTTACCGGGAACTCCTACATGTGGTTCTAGTAAGTTGCCCAAAAATATTGATTTGGTAGCAGCTTACCAATCTTACGGTCAGTACATTTCTAAACAGATTACGGAAGAGGAAAGATCTGACGTGGTTTCACACGCATGTCCAGGCCCTGGTTCATGTGGTGGTATGTATACAGCAAACAGTATGGCTGCTGCTGCAGAAGTTATGGGTATTACATTACCTAATACTTCAACTTCACCTGCCACATCAAAGGAGAAATTAGCAGAGTGTGCTTCCATTGGTGATGCCATTAAAAAGACGATGGAGCTGAACATTTTGCCTCGTGATGTTTTGACTAGGGaagcatttgaaaatgCCATCACATACGTGATCGCTACTGGTGGTTCTACCAATGCGGTATTACATTTGGTCGCTATTGCCCATTCTGCAGGTGTCAAGTTAACTCCGGACGATTTCCAAAGGATCAGTGATAAGACACCATTGCTTGGTGATTTCAAACCTTCTGGTAAGTATTTCATTGCTGACTTGTACAAAGTGGGTGGTACTCAAGCTGtaatcaaattcttgtacGAGAATGGCTTCCTCCATGGTAACACTTTAACTATTACTGGTGAAACTCTCGCTGAGCGTGCCGCCAAGGCGGCTCCATTGTCAGAGGGCCAAGATTTAATCAGTTCAGTTTCACAACCAGTTAACCCCAATGGTCACTtgcaaattctttatgGCTCTCTAGCCCCAGGCGGTGCTGTTGGTAAAATTACTGGTAAGGAAGGTACTTATTTTAAGGGTAAGGCAAAGgtatttgaagaagaagtatcATTTATCCATGCCCTAGAAAAAggtgaaattaaaaaaggtgaaaaaacCGTCGTAGTTATTAGGTATGAAGGTCCAAAAGGTGGTCCAGGTATGCCTGAAATGTTAAAACCATCTGCTGCTCTCATGGGGTACGGTTTGGGACAAGATGTTGCCATGCTTACTGACGGTAGGTTCAGTGGTGGTTCCCATGGGTTTTTAATTGGCCACGTCGTACCAGAGGCAGCTGAAGGTGGACCTATCGGTCTCGTTAAGGATGGTGATGAGATTGTAATCGATGCTCAAAATAACAAGATCGATCTTTTGGTGGATGAAAACGAAATGGCTAAACGTAGAGCTGACTGGACTCCACCTTCACCTCGTTACACTAAAGGTACGCTATGGAAATACTCTAAATTAGTTTCCAATGCGTCTCAAGGCTGCGTTCTAGACGCTTAA
- the YCH1 gene encoding phosphatase YCH1 (similar to uniprot|P42937 YGR203W Saccharomyces cerevisiae Probable protein tyrosine phosphatase of the CDC25-like phosphatase family) — protein sequence MQSRTVASIKYIDASQLFNMMKRGSSTPFQVIDVRGSDYIGGHIRGGWNYPYKKFSDSIPELLDRLQEKRSSNSNDTTINVVFHCAQSQQRGPSAAMKFLREIPEPDLDKFEISVLRGGFINWQDLYGSDSTVTEDYHPDLWSW from the coding sequence ATGCAATCACGTACAGTGGCCAGCATTAAGTACATCGATGCGTCTCAGCTGTTTAATATGATGAAGCGTGGTAGTTCTACGCCATTCCAAGTGATTGATGTGAGAGGTTCTGACTATATAGGTGGTCACATAAGGGGCGGATGGAATTATCCCTACAAGAAGTTCAGCGACTCTATACCTGAGCTATTGGATCGATTGCAGGAGAAGAGAAGCTCAAACTCCAATGACACAACTATCAATGTTGTGTTCCACTGTGCACAATCACAGCAGAGGGGCCCATCCGCAGCTATGAAGTTTCTCAGAGAGATCCCTGAACCAGATTTAGACAAGTTCGAAATAAGTGTGCTTCGTGGTGGCTTTATCAACTGGCAGGACCTCTATGGCAGCGATTCCACCGTTACTGAGGACTACCATCCTGACCTATGGTCATGGTGA